From the genome of Spinacia oleracea cultivar Varoflay chromosome 2, BTI_SOV_V1, whole genome shotgun sequence, one region includes:
- the LOC110802841 gene encoding cysteine proteinase inhibitor A-like isoform X2, whose product MSCSAQLKKKVGGLEPVDPNSPKIIEIANWAVKEHNKEGGIPLEFIRVIKAEQQVVSGMMYYIVLEATNGLLIHGAPITNEYFAKVYDQPWTHTRKLEVFEPMLQDKPRIAIAN is encoded by the exons ATGAGTTGCTCTGCTCAACTGAAGAAGAAAGTTGGAGGCCTTGAGCCTGTCGACCCAAACAGTCCAAAGATCATCGAGATCGCGAATTGGGCCGTTAAGGAACACAACAAGGAA GGAGGAATACCCCTTGAGTTTATCAGGGTTATAAAAGCAGAACAACAAGTGGTTTCCGGTATGATGTACTACATTGTTCTTGAGGCAACTAATGGATTGCTTATCCATGGTGCACCCATCACCAATGAATACTTTGCCAAGGTTTATGATCAGCCATGGACTCACACCCGCAAACTCGAAGTGTTCGAGCCTATGTTGCAAGACAAGCCACGTATCGCCATTGCAAACTAG
- the LOC110802841 gene encoding cysteine proteinase inhibitor 1-like isoform X1 has product MSCSAQLKKKVGGLEPVDPNSPKIIEIANWAVKEHNKEGDCLEFIRIIEAEYQMGSGMKYYIILEATNGILVHGAPMAITNEYFAIVYDKPWNHTRILEVFVAKEQDEPHVAVAN; this is encoded by the exons ATGAGTTGCTCTGCTCAACTGAAGAAGAAAGTTGGAGGCCTTGAGCCTGTCGACCCAAACAGTCCAAAGATCATCGAGATCGCGAATTGGGCCGTTAAGGAACACAACAAGGAA GGAGATTGCCTTGAGTTTATCAGGATTATAGAAGCAGAATACCAAATGGGTTCTGGTATGAAGTACTATATTATTCTTGAGGCAACTAATGGAATTCTTGTCCATGGTGCACCCATGGCCATCACCAATGAATATTTTGCCATAGTTTATGATAAGCCATGGAATCACACCCGGATACTCGAAGTGTTTGTAGCCAAGGAGCAAGACGAGCCACATGTCGCCGTTGCCAACTAG
- the LOC110802840 gene encoding uncharacterized protein, which yields MQFFGTTEINPSPPAVTAAGNNAHMMYIFNRNGVCLLYREWNRSLHTLSAQQDQKLMFGLLFSLKSLTAKMDPTSADKVNLGVPQLPGQGCSFHSFRTNTYKLSFMETPSGIKLILVTHPRTGDLRESLKYIYNLYVEYVVKNPLYTPGTPIKYELFNTTLDQYVRGLG from the exons ATGCAGTTTTTCGGGACAACGGAGATAAACCCATCACCACCAGCGGTAACAGCGGCCGGAAACAATGCACACATGATGTACATATTCAATAGAAATGGGGTTTGTTTGCTTTACAGGGAATGGAATCGTTCACTTCATACATTGAGTGCTCAGCAAGATCAGAAGCTCATGTTTGGTCTCCTCTTTTCCCTCAAATCTCTCACTGCTAAAATGGATCCTACTAG TGCCGATAAGGTGAACCTTGGGGTGCCTCAATTGCCTGGCCAAGGGTGTTCTTTTCACAGTTTCCGCACCAATACCTACAAACTTAGTTTTATGGAAACTCCATCAGGAATAAAG CTTATCTTGGTCACTCACCCTAGAACTGGTGATCTACGAGAATCACTAAAGTACATTTACAACTTGTATGTTGAATATGTTGTCAAGAATCCACTTTATACTCCCGGAACTCCAATCAA GTATGAGCTGTTCAACACTACTCTAGACCAATATGTTCGAGGCCTGGGTTAA